The following are encoded in a window of Amycolatopsis lexingtonensis genomic DNA:
- a CDS encoding OsmC family protein, translating to MDTEELRATQAPLKDKYRENPESAVVTLHADAELDGLGISCKVETGRAVVEAGLHPATGGDGTLACSGDMLLEALVACAGVTLRAVATSLGLEVRGGRVRAEGDLDFRGTLAVAKDAPVGFRAIRLSFDLDTDASEEQLATLKKLTERYCVVFQSLRTPPEFAVTLSAN from the coding sequence ATGGACACCGAGGAACTGCGCGCGACCCAGGCCCCGCTCAAGGACAAGTACCGCGAAAACCCGGAAAGCGCGGTCGTGACACTGCACGCCGACGCCGAACTGGACGGTCTCGGCATCTCCTGCAAGGTCGAAACCGGCCGCGCGGTCGTCGAAGCCGGGCTGCACCCGGCGACCGGCGGCGACGGCACCCTCGCCTGTTCGGGGGACATGCTGCTCGAGGCGCTCGTCGCGTGCGCCGGGGTGACGCTGCGGGCGGTGGCGACGTCGCTGGGCCTCGAGGTCCGCGGTGGCCGCGTCCGCGCCGAGGGCGACCTCGACTTCCGCGGCACGCTGGCCGTCGCGAAGGACGCCCCGGTGGGCTTCCGCGCGATCCGGCTGTCGTTCGACCTCGACACGGACGCTTCCGAAGAACAGCTCGCCACGCTCAAGAAGCTGACCGAGCGCTATTGCGTGGTGTTCCAGTCCCTGCGGACGCCGCCGGAATTCGCGGTAACGCTTTCGGCGAACTGA